In Ureibacillus thermophilus, the genomic stretch CAATGGGTAGATGAATCTCCTTTTTACGGCAAAAGTGCCCTTGCGGAAGCGGCAAACTATACCTTGAAACATGCCGAAGGTCTAAAAGCATTTCTATATGACGGTCGAATTGCGATTGACAATAACCCAGCAGAAAATGCGATTCGTCCGAGTGTGATTGGTCGGAAGAACTGGCTTTTCTCTGTGAGTGAATTGGGAGCTGATGCCAATGCCATTTGTTTGAGTTTAGCTGAAACGGCAAAAGCTAATGGAATTGATTTCTATCAATACTTGGTCAAAGTATTGACAGAACTACCGAATCTTCCAATCCATCAGCAGCCAGAAATAATCGATCGCTACTTGCCTTGGTCTAAAAATATACGTGAATCATGTGCAATAGCAAAATAGCCCTCAATCGAAAAAAACATCAAGATTGTAGGGCTATTTGTCGTGCGTACCGAAAGGTGCGCTTTTTTTAATCCCTGTTTTAAGTTTTCAATGCGTCATTTGAATTCGGGCTTACTAATATTCTCTTAAAAACTTTCCCTGCGGTGGTCACAAAACGTGCCTCCTCGTCGCAATTTATCTGCGGCAAAACTCTAGCGACAGCCGCAAAGGAGGCGTCTTGAAATGACTTTTCAGACGCCCCCTTTTCAAATCTACTTCGAAATATCATGAACAACTTCGATTAACGTATCAGAAGATTTAGCAATCAAGTTAGTGCTTTCTACTAAATGGGAAATATTGTTTGAAATTTGCTCGATGTCTTTGAACGTAGAAGCGTATTGATTGCGGATTTCAGACACTTTCTTTGCAATTTGTTCAAACGATTCTGCTAAGTTGCCTTGAGTTTCAACGCTTAATTTCACTTGTTCATCCACGTTATTTACGCTGGATGTCATGTCTGAAATATTCGCTTCCATTTCTTTAATTAATGTAGACACATCTTGTACAGCATTTTTTGTTTCTTCTGCGAGTTTTCGAACTTCTTCAGCTACAACAGCAAAGCCTTTTCCGTGTTCACCCGCGCGCGCTGCTTCGATGGAGGCGTTAAGAGCAAGCAAGTTTGTCTGGTCGGCAATACCTGTAACTAAATTGACAATCTCGGAAATTTTCTGAGAAGAAGAGCGTAGATTCATCATGGACTCTTCTAATAAATTAACGCTTTTTAAAATCGTATTCATTAAATCTGTTTGTTTTGCTAATTGGGCTTTACCCTGATTGGATTTTTCTTCTGTATCCGCTACATAATCCAAACCTTGTGATGTGGATGTAGCAATGTTATGAGATTGTTCTGAAATGAATTGGATGGATGTAATAGTATCCTGATTCATATGATTCAGTTCTTCTGCAATTTGTTGAAGGGATGCAATTAAAGATTGTTTGATTTGCTCATCTTCTCTGCGAACTCGTTCCTGCTCTCTTTCGTATGCTTCAATCACCAGTTGCTGCTCAAAATTAATCACTTTTGCGAAGGCATTGACCGCAAGCAATGCGTCTTCTTTTGAAATATTCTGTTCTTTAATAATTTCTGAAAAAGAGGTTACTAAAGATTGGAATGATGACAAATACCATTTGGATAAAAGGCTAGTACGGATATGTGCAAGAGCAATTCTTTTTCGATTTTCTATATAATGTTTATCAATTTTCGCATCAAAAATATCCTGTAGATGTTTTGAAAGTGTAACTTTTAACCGATCCATATTGGAATGTTTGTTGATTAAATCGACTAAATCTTGATTTAGCGAAATGTTATCGTAAAAAGCTTGCACCATTTTTGGAATATCATTTTCAATGATCGGTTTTAGTTGACGCAAGATGGCCAAATCATTTTTTGTCAGATGAATGATGTTCATTTGTTTCGCTATAACAGGATCATGTGAAACATCAATCAACACCTCTTGGACATATTGATTTACATCAAAAAACGGTTTTGAAATAGATTTGTTATTCTTGCTTAATCGCACAAATCTCATATGTATACCTCACTTAAAAATTATTAATATGAAATTCATTTTTCTATGTAATCAAATTCCTAAAATTGTATTTTCAACCTATACGTTGTAAAATATCATTAGTTTTATTGAATTTAAAGAAAAGGATGTTTGCGAACATGAATCAACGGAGGCTTGCGTATGTCATTGTTTCAATGGTGACGGTAGCTGTTTTTTCAATGCTCATGTTAAATAATATGTTTGAAGAAGTTCCTAAAAATCATAAGATTTTAATTGTCATCAGCGCTACGCTTTTTTCAGGCTTTTTAGCCCGAGCCCTTTTCCCAACTGAACATCCTGATGAGGTAGACTCAAAAAATTTAAAAGAAAATAATAAAAAAGATTAAATAAAAGCTGCTCATTTGAGCAGTTTTTTTCTTTTTTTCACATAATAGCATATAACGCAGGACCTTCTAAAGATTTTTTTGTCTATGAATTGATAAATATGGGAAAAATACGAAAATAAAAGGAAAAATTTTTTCAGGAATTTGAAACTATTCAAAGAGCCATTCGTAAAAATATATAACAAGATATTAATAAATTTAAACGGGAGTTGAAAATAGATGGAAGAAAAGTGGGCAAAAGTTATTATTCACGCAAGTGCATTTTTTGCTCCGGTTTTAGTGCCAATATTATTTTTTCTAATTAGCCAAGAGGAGACAATCAAACGTCTTTCTATCCAAGCGTTACTATTCCAATTTGTCATGTGGGTGTTAATCGGTATTTCGACAGTACTTAGTTTTGTATTAATCGGTATTCCGTTCTTAATCATTTTCGGCATTATGACTTTGGTTGTACCGATTATCGGAATTTTCAATGCGCTTCGAGAAAATGAATGGAACTATCCGATTGTAGGACGATGGGTGTAAACAGCAATTATTTCCAATTACTGTATAGTATTTTGATGAATTGAATAGATTAAATAAAAATCGGCAAACGTAATGTTAATTGCGTCTTGTCGATTTTTTTCCCCCTCCATTTTGTCAAGGGTTTTTATTTGCAAATATAAAAAAATGGACATATAATAAAGTCAAAGAAAGTCAAAGTCAAAAAGCGAGGTGAATTGACATGAATATGAAAAATATTTCCGATTTGATTGAAGGGTATTTAAAACGGATTATCGAATTAGATGATAAAGGACATATTGAAATCAAACGTAGCGAATTAGCCGACAAATTCCAATGCGTTCCCTCGCAAATAAATTATGTCATCAATACACGATTCACGGTGGAAAAAGGCTATCTTGTTGAAAGTAAACGAGGTGGCGGTGGATATATTCGAATTTTTCGTGTGAAGCCGAGCTCAAAAGTGGAGTTGATCGATCATTTAATTAAGCAAATCGAAAATGGCGCCACTCAAAATATGGCGGAAGATATCATATATCGATTGCTGGAAGAAGGAGTAATCATGGAAAAGGAAGCAAGGTTAATGCTCGCAGCCGTTAACCGTGATACGCTGAAGCTTCAACTACCAACTCGCGATGAACTAAGGTCGGCCATTTTAAAAGCGATGTTACTAACTTTAAAATATGAAAAATGATGAGGTGGTAGGTTATGCTTTGTGAACACTGTAAGCAACGGGAAGCAACGGTAACTGTTACACAAATCATCAATGGTCATAAAAGCGAAAAACATTATTGTGAAGTATGTGCAGCCCAGTTTCATCCTTTCAACTTTGAATTTCATAAAGAAGAACCTTTTCCGATTCATCAATTACTTTCCAACTGGTTTGGCATGCCGCTTTTGAAAAATGATGTGCAAGAAAGACCTGTTCAGCCCTCCGTTCAAACGACTGCATGCCCAGCTTGCGGATTTACATTTCGTAAATTTTTAAATGAGGGGAAATTAGGCTGTCCTCAATGCTATGAAACTTTCAGGGAAAAACTTCCGCAAGTGCTTGAAAAAATTCAGGCAGGAACGAAACATACAGGCAAAAGACCTGGGCAAAAAGCGGATAACAATCGCCTCTTGAAAAAACAAATTGAGCATGCCCGTGAACAAATGCAATTAGCCATTCAAGATGAGCGATTTGAAGATGCAGCGAGATTCCGAGATGAAATCAAAGAACTGGAACGTAAGCTTGAAATGGGAGGTGTGGATACACCATGAACCTAGACTATTTCTTAAAAGCAGAAGCACCAAGCTGGATGGGGGATGGAGGTTCGGAAGATGACATTGTCATTTCCACCCGCGTTCGGTTGGCAAGAAATTTAGAAGGTTTTCGGTTTCCATTGATTTTTACTGATGAGGAAGCGAAAACTATCGACCAAATGGTGGCGCAAGCCTTTTATCAATTAAACGATGAAAAACATAATTTTTCCCATTTTACGATTCAGGAAATGCCTGCGTTAAAACGGCAAGTACTTGTAGAGAAACATCTAATTAGCCCGATGCTTGCAGGAAAAGAAAAGTTCGCATCAGTGATTATCTCGCAAGATGAAGCCATCAGTGTCATGGTCAATGAAGAAGACCATTTAAGAATTCAATGTTTAGCCCCTGGCCTTAAATTAGTCGAAACTTATGAAATGGCGAATAAATTAGATAGCCAGTTGGAAAAACTTTTACCGTTTGCTTTCCATAACGATTTCGGCTATTTAACGAGCTGTCCGACAAATGTAGGTACCGGTTTAAGAGCCTCTGTTATGATGCATTTGCCTGGGCTTTCAATGACAAAACAAATCAAAGCTTTAACGCAAATGCTCGCTCGCTTCGGCATGGTGGTGAGAGGCATTTACGGTGAAGGCAGCGAAAACTTAGGAAATATGTATCAAATTTCAAATCAAGTCACTCTTGGAAAATCTGAAGATGAAATTATCGATGATTTACAAGAAGTCGTGATGCAAATTATCGAACAAGAACGAAAAGCAAGACAAGCGCTTTTAGCCCAATCAGCCATTGCTTTGGAAGACCGCATCCACCGGGCTTACGGTACATTGAAACATGCGCGGATTATGACGAGCGAAGAAGCGGCTACTTGTTTATCCAATGTTCGATTAGGTGTCGATTTGGGAATCATTCAAGATGTTCCAAAGCATATTTTGAATGAGTGTACAATTCTTATTCAACCTGGATTTGTACAACAATATGCAGGCACTACATTAGAACCGGCTGAACGGGATGTATTCCGAGCAAAATTAATACGGGAAAAATTAAATAATGGAAAATTAAAACGAAAAGGAGAGGAAAAATATGATGTTTAATCGATTTACTCAACGCGCTCAAAAAGTGTTGCAGTTGGCACAAGAAGAAGCGATTCGTTGGAAACATGAATCCATCGGCACAGAACACATCCTGCTTGGGCTTATTCGAGAAGGCGGAGGTATCGCCGCAAAAGCCTTAGAAGCAATTGATGTAACGCCAGAAATGATTGAACGAGGCATTGAAGAATTAGTAGGAAAAGGAACAAAAGACGTAGGACCAATTGTACACTATACACCTAGAGCGAAAAAAGTTATTGAACTAGCCGTTGATGAATCGCGGAAATTAGGCCACGCTTACATCGGTACAGAACACATTTTGCTTGCGTTAATTCGAGAAGGCGAGGGTGTTGCAGCGCGCGTGCTTGCAAATGCTGGTGTAAGCCTCAATAAAGCTCGCCAACAAGTGTTATTGCTCCTTGGAAGCAACGATGTTTCCCAAAACTCAAATCCTGCGCAAACAGTTAGCACACCAACCCTTGACAGTTTGGCAAGGGATTTAACAGCCATTGCCCGTGAAGGCGGACTTGACCCAGTGATTGGACGCAGCAAAGAAATCACACGGGTTATTGAGGTTCTTTCCCGCCGTACAAAAAACAACCCAGTGTTGATTGGGGAACCGGGTGTAGGTAAAACGGCTATTGCAGAAGGCCTTGCGCAACAAATCGTGAACAACGAAGTACCTGAGACTTTGCGCGATAAACGTGTCATGACTCTTGATATGGGTACAGTTGTTGCAGGTACAAAATACCGCGGTGAATTTGAAGACCGTTTGAAAAAAGTGATGGATGAAATTCGCCAAGCCGGCAACATCATCTTGTTCATCGATGAGCTTCATACATTGATTGGTGCTGGTGGTGCAGAAGGTGCCATTGATGCTTCCAATATTTTAAAACCAGCTCTTGCCCGCGGAGAATTGCAATGCATCGGTGCCACAACATTGGATGAATATCGCAAATATATCGAGAAAGACGCAGCATTAGAACGTCGATTCCAACCAATTCAAGTGGATGAACCGACAGTGGAAGAAACAATCCAAATTATCAAAGGATTGCGTGATCGCTATGAAGCTCATCATCGCGTAAAAATTACAGATGAAGCCATTGAAGCGGCAGCTAAACTTTCTGACCGTTACATTTCCGACCGCTTCTTGCCTGACAAAGCGATCGACTTGATTGATGAAGCTGGTTCTAAAGTGCGTTTACGTTCCTTTACAATGCCTCCAAACTTAAAAGAACTTGAAGATAAATTAGAAAATGTGCGCAATGAGAAAAACGCAGCTGTGTCAAGCCAAGAATTTGAAAAAGCAGCCGCATTGCGCGACACAGAACAAAAAATTAAAGAAGAACTTGAGCAATTGAAAAAATCTTGGAAAGAAAAACAAGGAAAAGAAGAATCCAAAGTAACCGTTGAAGATATTGCCGAAGTCGTTTCCATGTGGACAGGAATTCCAGTGAACAAAATCGCTCAAGAAGAGTCCGAAAAATTGCTTCACTTGGAAGAAGAATTGCATAAACGTGTTGTCGGCCAACATGAAGCAGTGGAAGCAATCTCAAGAGCTATTCGCCGCGCCCGCGCTGGACTGAAAGATCCAAAACGACCAATTGGTACATTTATCTTCTTAGGTCCAACTGGCGTAGGTAAAACAGAATTGGCAAAAGCATTAGCAGAAGTTATGTTCGGCGATGAAGATGCGATGATCCGCATTGATATGTCCGAATATATGGAAAAACACTCCACTTCCCGCTTAGTTGGTTCACCTCCTGGATATGTAGGATTTGAAGAAGGCGGCCAATTAACGGAAAAAGTTCGCCGTAAACCATACTCTGTTGTGCTTTTAGATGAAATTGAAAAAGCGCATCCAGATGTATTCAACATCTTATTGCAAGTGCTTGATGACGGCCGCTTGACTGATTCAAAAGGACGCACAGTGGATTTCCGCAACACAGTTGTCATCATGACATCCAACATTGGTGCGGAAGCGTTAAAATATCAAAAAAACCTAGGATTTGGCGTAGGAGAAAAAGACAGCAAATATAAAGATATGAAATCTACTATGATGGACGAATTGAAAAAAGCCTTCCGTCCAGAATTCTTAAACCGAATTGATGAAATTATCGTCTTCAAACCATTAGAAAAAGAAGAATTGAAACAAATCGTATCCTTGATGGCAAAATCTTTAGTGAAACGCTTAAAAGATCAAGATATCGATTTGGAATTAACAGATGCGGCTTTAGAGAAAATCGCCGAAGAAGGCTACGATCCGCAATACGGCGCCCGCCCAATCCGAAGAGCTTTACAGAAAAATGTAGAGGACCGTTTATCCGAAGAATTATTGAAAGGCACGATTTCGAAAAACGGCAAAGTTGTCTTTGACTACGTGGATGGCGAGTTTGTTGTAAGAGAAAAAAATACGGTTGAAAATGCATAAAATTTTCATACATGAAGCTGTCCGCAAGTCAATACTAGTTGGCTTGCGGTACAGCTTATTTTAATTCAAGATAGAGCGAGCATATTGATTTAGTTATCGATTAAAAAATTTTGAGGAGGCACTAATGGTAAAAAAGAAAACAAAATTCTGCTGTCAAAGCTGCGGCTATGAATCGCCGAAATGGTTGGGGAGATGCCCTGGATGTGGGGAGTGGAACACCTTTGTAGAAGAAATAGAAGTCGTTTCAAAATCCCGTGGGGTGTTTCAACATTCAGAAGCAAAAAGCCAAAAAGCCGTTCCAATTGTCAGTATTGAAACGCAGGAAGAACAACGAGTTGAAACGAGCATGGTGGAGTTGAACCGGGTGCTTGGCGGCGGCATTGTGCCAGGTTCACTTGTACTTATAGGCGGAGACCCAGGGATTGGGAAATCGACACTTCTTATGCAGTTATCTGCGGATTTGTCCAACAGGGGGCATCGCGTGCTTTACGTCTCTGGGGAAGAATCATTGAAGCAAACAAGACTAAGGGCATCAAGACTCGGCGTTCAATCTAAAGAACTATTCATCTATGCGGAAACGGATTTAGAACTAATTCGTCATAGTATTGAAGAAGTAAAGCCCCAGTTTATCATCGTCGATTCCATTCAAACGGTGCATCATCCGGAAGTGACAAGCGCTCCCGGCAGCGTGTCGCAAGTGAGGGAATGTACTGCTGAACTGATGCGGATTGCCAAAACGAAAGGCATTGCCACATTTCTTGTGGGGCATGTGACGAAAGAAGGGCAAATTGCAGGGCCTCGTATTTTAGAGCATATGGTGGATACGGTTCTCTACTTTGAGGGAGAAAGACACCACACCTATCGTATTTTAAGAAGCCATAAAAACCGATTTGGCTCTACCAATGAAATTGCGATTTTTGAGATGATTCATTCAGGGCTTAAAGAAGTGTTAAATCCTTCTGAACTAT encodes the following:
- a CDS encoding methyl-accepting chemotaxis protein is translated as MNQDTITSIQFISEQSHNIATSTSQGLDYVADTEEKSNQGKAQLAKQTDLMNTILKSVNLLEESMMNLRSSSQKISEIVNLVTGIADQTNLLALNASIEAARAGEHGKGFAVVAEEVRKLAEETKNAVQDVSTLIKEMEANISDMTSSVNNVDEQVKLSVETQGNLAESFEQIAKKVSEIRNQYASTFKDIEQISNNISHLVESTNLIAKSSDTLIEVVHDISK
- a CDS encoding protein arginine kinase, which gives rise to MNLDYFLKAEAPSWMGDGGSEDDIVISTRVRLARNLEGFRFPLIFTDEEAKTIDQMVAQAFYQLNDEKHNFSHFTIQEMPALKRQVLVEKHLISPMLAGKEKFASVIISQDEAISVMVNEEDHLRIQCLAPGLKLVETYEMANKLDSQLEKLLPFAFHNDFGYLTSCPTNVGTGLRASVMMHLPGLSMTKQIKALTQMLARFGMVVRGIYGEGSENLGNMYQISNQVTLGKSEDEIIDDLQEVVMQIIEQERKARQALLAQSAIALEDRIHRAYGTLKHARIMTSEEAATCLSNVRLGVDLGIIQDVPKHILNECTILIQPGFVQQYAGTTLEPAERDVFRAKLIREKLNNGKLKRKGEEKYDV
- a CDS encoding UvrB/UvrC motif-containing protein, giving the protein MLCEHCKQREATVTVTQIINGHKSEKHYCEVCAAQFHPFNFEFHKEEPFPIHQLLSNWFGMPLLKNDVQERPVQPSVQTTACPACGFTFRKFLNEGKLGCPQCYETFREKLPQVLEKIQAGTKHTGKRPGQKADNNRLLKKQIEHAREQMQLAIQDERFEDAARFRDEIKELERKLEMGGVDTP
- a CDS encoding CtsR family transcriptional regulator; protein product: MKNISDLIEGYLKRIIELDDKGHIEIKRSELADKFQCVPSQINYVINTRFTVEKGYLVESKRGGGGYIRIFRVKPSSKVELIDHLIKQIENGATQNMAEDIIYRLLEEGVIMEKEARLMLAAVNRDTLKLQLPTRDELRSAILKAMLLTLKYEK
- the radA gene encoding DNA repair protein RadA: MVKKKTKFCCQSCGYESPKWLGRCPGCGEWNTFVEEIEVVSKSRGVFQHSEAKSQKAVPIVSIETQEEQRVETSMVELNRVLGGGIVPGSLVLIGGDPGIGKSTLLMQLSADLSNRGHRVLYVSGEESLKQTRLRASRLGVQSKELFIYAETDLELIRHSIEEVKPQFIIVDSIQTVHHPEVTSAPGSVSQVRECTAELMRIAKTKGIATFLVGHVTKEGQIAGPRILEHMVDTVLYFEGERHHTYRILRSHKNRFGSTNEIAIFEMIHSGLKEVLNPSELFLEERSQGAAGSTVVASMEGTRPILVEIQSLVTPTSFNYPKRMATGVDQNRVQLLMAVLEKRMGMLLQAQDAYVKVAGGVKLDEPAIDLAILTSIVSSYKNAPVNVTDVFIGEVGLTGEVRRVSRIEQRVYEAARLGFKRVFIPASNVGGWEYPKEIEVIGVQTINEALKLCFSR
- a CDS encoding ATP-dependent Clp protease ATP-binding subunit, with translation MMFNRFTQRAQKVLQLAQEEAIRWKHESIGTEHILLGLIREGGGIAAKALEAIDVTPEMIERGIEELVGKGTKDVGPIVHYTPRAKKVIELAVDESRKLGHAYIGTEHILLALIREGEGVAARVLANAGVSLNKARQQVLLLLGSNDVSQNSNPAQTVSTPTLDSLARDLTAIAREGGLDPVIGRSKEITRVIEVLSRRTKNNPVLIGEPGVGKTAIAEGLAQQIVNNEVPETLRDKRVMTLDMGTVVAGTKYRGEFEDRLKKVMDEIRQAGNIILFIDELHTLIGAGGAEGAIDASNILKPALARGELQCIGATTLDEYRKYIEKDAALERRFQPIQVDEPTVEETIQIIKGLRDRYEAHHRVKITDEAIEAAAKLSDRYISDRFLPDKAIDLIDEAGSKVRLRSFTMPPNLKELEDKLENVRNEKNAAVSSQEFEKAAALRDTEQKIKEELEQLKKSWKEKQGKEESKVTVEDIAEVVSMWTGIPVNKIAQEESEKLLHLEEELHKRVVGQHEAVEAISRAIRRARAGLKDPKRPIGTFIFLGPTGVGKTELAKALAEVMFGDEDAMIRIDMSEYMEKHSTSRLVGSPPGYVGFEEGGQLTEKVRRKPYSVVLLDEIEKAHPDVFNILLQVLDDGRLTDSKGRTVDFRNTVVIMTSNIGAEALKYQKNLGFGVGEKDSKYKDMKSTMMDELKKAFRPEFLNRIDEIIVFKPLEKEELKQIVSLMAKSLVKRLKDQDIDLELTDAALEKIAEEGYDPQYGARPIRRALQKNVEDRLSEELLKGTISKNGKVVFDYVDGEFVVREKNTVENA
- a CDS encoding DUF4870 domain-containing protein, whose amino-acid sequence is MEEKWAKVIIHASAFFAPVLVPILFFLISQEETIKRLSIQALLFQFVMWVLIGISTVLSFVLIGIPFLIIFGIMTLVVPIIGIFNALRENEWNYPIVGRWV